In the Deinococcus ficus genome, one interval contains:
- a CDS encoding AAA family ATPase, translated as MLQSITLQGFKSFADKTRLDFGPGVSAVIGPNGSGKSNVVEAIRWATHQARARELRAGRGTELIFHGSGGKAPLGLAEVQLELLTPDGRVNLARRVYRDGTGEQDLNGRAVRARDVQGALRGTGLGPGGLAVIGQGEVSGVVQAEGRTLLGYVQEAAGLSRAVTARQETEARLREADTHLDQLRLILQEREAAAARLERAAREAREHRALSARVLTLDDALKRERQAALHREITQAAAEAAGLEARSAALGAEVQAAAAAVEAAREHAQEARARREAFRGALDALTAARDAHAQAGRYRAHLNAEQDTLTAELAALPTQMPAQAAPDLGALDAALHAARADAERAETRARTLDAGLSRARTQAARAAEAHARADASRETLRAELDRAEGNLDQALDALTAAGQTLEHARAAREHAETQYATLAAGREAATQHERHLTAELARVNASVAPLRRERERLEAALNSYARYGEGARNALRLNHPGIVGSVADLLTVPAEYEVAVGAALGRRLEQVVVARADDAREIIEELRRTGGRATFLPLDLIRPRARRDAALLREDGVIGNLADLCPTDPPLVGESILADTLIVRDLRAANRIARTHAQRPRLVTLDGELVEPGGAITGGRLRDAGTGVLADQRRFQDLDAELEDADRTAARLNAELKKVQATLAGSAEGHDGLLGAREAAAREERSAERRVTELDAQVRSLTTHRDRLRDRLGPDETPPAGPLLEGVDVTALEAELAAARHSAETHRAEERAAAERLALARELDAVWKAYRTARARAAELRARLDANAQAAATQDAHLHAAAAEVQRREAELGTLDENEYPRAEYAREQAAQTYASLIGTQNKTRARLDELRVLIARREGSLEDVPPGCTPPGTPREWTQELARARSTLDAFGPINARAETDHAEELAALQAQQAELNDAQGAADELRTHLTELETAETSATRAAFTRVNTAFREYSTELLGGSGDLEEETADTGRLTGLRLAVQPRGKRTRSMTLLSAGERTMAGLAFLFALNHAGGEGGAGGLPLAVLDEVDAPLDEANIRRFTAFLKRFSERGAQFLLVTHQKATMEVAQALWGVTTDQTGASRVLSIRQEGEPA; from the coding sequence TGGGCCTCGCGGAAGTGCAGCTCGAACTGCTCACCCCGGACGGCCGCGTGAACCTGGCGCGGCGCGTGTACCGCGACGGCACCGGCGAACAGGACCTGAACGGCCGCGCCGTGCGCGCCCGGGACGTGCAGGGCGCCCTGCGCGGCACCGGCCTGGGCCCCGGCGGGCTGGCCGTGATCGGGCAGGGCGAGGTGAGCGGCGTGGTGCAGGCCGAAGGCAGGACGCTGCTCGGGTACGTGCAGGAGGCTGCCGGGCTCTCCCGGGCCGTGACCGCCCGCCAGGAAACCGAGGCCCGGCTGAGGGAAGCCGACACGCACCTGGACCAGCTGCGGCTGATCCTTCAGGAACGCGAGGCGGCCGCCGCACGCCTCGAACGCGCCGCCCGCGAGGCGCGCGAGCACCGCGCCCTGAGCGCCCGCGTGCTGACCCTGGACGACGCCCTGAAACGCGAGCGGCAAGCCGCCCTGCACCGTGAGATCACGCAGGCCGCCGCCGAAGCGGCCGGGCTGGAGGCCCGCAGCGCCGCGCTGGGCGCCGAGGTGCAGGCCGCTGCCGCCGCCGTGGAGGCCGCCCGCGAGCACGCCCAGGAGGCCCGCGCCCGCCGGGAGGCGTTCCGCGGCGCCCTGGACGCCCTGACCGCCGCCCGCGACGCGCACGCGCAGGCCGGGCGGTACCGCGCGCACCTGAACGCCGAGCAGGACACCCTCACCGCGGAACTCGCGGCCCTGCCCACCCAGATGCCCGCGCAGGCCGCGCCGGACCTGGGCGCCCTGGACGCCGCGCTGCACGCCGCCCGCGCGGACGCCGAACGCGCCGAGACCCGCGCGCGCACCCTGGACGCGGGCCTCAGCCGCGCCCGCACGCAGGCCGCCCGGGCCGCCGAGGCGCACGCCCGCGCTGACGCCAGCCGCGAGACCCTGCGCGCCGAACTGGACCGCGCCGAGGGCAACCTGGACCAGGCCCTGGACGCCCTGACCGCCGCCGGGCAGACACTGGAGCACGCCCGCGCCGCCCGCGAGCACGCCGAGACGCAGTACGCCACCCTGGCCGCCGGCCGCGAGGCCGCCACGCAGCACGAACGGCACCTGACCGCGGAACTGGCCCGCGTGAACGCCAGCGTGGCCCCGCTGCGCCGCGAACGCGAACGCCTGGAAGCCGCCCTGAACAGTTACGCCCGCTACGGCGAGGGCGCCCGCAACGCCCTGCGGCTGAACCACCCCGGAATCGTGGGCAGCGTCGCCGACCTGCTCACCGTGCCCGCCGAGTACGAGGTCGCCGTGGGCGCCGCCCTGGGCCGGCGGCTGGAACAGGTCGTGGTGGCGCGGGCCGACGACGCCCGCGAAATCATCGAGGAACTCCGCCGCACGGGCGGACGCGCCACCTTCCTGCCGCTGGACCTGATCCGCCCCCGCGCCCGCCGGGACGCCGCGCTGCTGCGCGAGGACGGCGTGATCGGCAACCTCGCCGACCTGTGCCCCACCGACCCCCCGCTGGTGGGGGAGAGCATCCTGGCCGACACCCTGATCGTCCGGGACCTCAGGGCCGCCAACCGCATCGCCCGCACGCACGCCCAGCGCCCGCGCCTCGTCACCCTGGACGGCGAACTCGTGGAGCCCGGCGGGGCGATCACCGGCGGCCGCCTGCGCGACGCGGGCACGGGCGTGCTTGCCGACCAGCGCCGCTTCCAGGACCTGGACGCCGAACTGGAGGACGCCGACCGGACCGCCGCCCGCCTGAACGCTGAACTGAAGAAGGTGCAGGCCACCCTGGCCGGCAGCGCCGAGGGGCACGACGGCCTGCTCGGCGCCCGCGAGGCCGCCGCCCGCGAGGAACGCAGCGCCGAACGCCGCGTGACCGAACTGGACGCCCAGGTGCGCAGCCTCACCACGCACCGCGACCGGCTTAGAGACCGCCTCGGCCCGGACGAGACGCCCCCCGCTGGTCCCCTGCTGGAAGGCGTGGACGTGACCGCGCTGGAGGCCGAACTGGCCGCCGCCCGCCACAGCGCCGAGACGCACCGCGCCGAGGAACGCGCCGCCGCCGAACGCCTCGCCCTGGCCCGCGAACTGGACGCCGTCTGGAAGGCCTACCGCACCGCCCGCGCCCGCGCCGCCGAACTGCGCGCCCGGCTGGATGCCAACGCCCAGGCCGCCGCCACCCAGGACGCCCACCTGCACGCCGCCGCCGCCGAGGTTCAGCGCCGCGAGGCCGAACTGGGCACCCTGGACGAGAACGAGTACCCCCGCGCCGAGTACGCCCGCGAGCAGGCCGCCCAGACCTACGCCAGCCTGATCGGCACGCAGAACAAGACCCGCGCCCGCCTGGACGAACTGCGCGTCCTGATCGCCCGGCGCGAGGGCAGCCTGGAGGACGTCCCGCCCGGCTGCACCCCGCCCGGCACCCCCCGCGAATGGACGCAGGAACTCGCCCGCGCCCGCAGCACCCTGGACGCCTTCGGACCCATCAACGCCCGCGCCGAAACCGACCACGCCGAGGAACTCGCCGCCTTGCAGGCCCAGCAGGCCGAACTGAACGACGCGCAGGGCGCCGCCGACGAACTCCGCACCCACCTCACCGAACTGGAAACGGCCGAGACGAGCGCCACCCGCGCCGCCTTTACCCGCGTGAACACCGCCTTCCGCGAGTACAGCACCGAACTGCTCGGCGGCAGCGGCGACCTGGAAGAGGAAACTGCCGACACCGGCCGCCTCACCGGCCTGCGCCTCGCCGTGCAGCCGCGCGGCAAACGCACCCGCAGCATGACCCTGCTCTCCGCCGGGGAACGCACCATGGCCGGCCTCGCCTTCCTGTTCGCCCTGAACCACGCCGGCGGCGAGGGCGGCGCCGGCGGCCTGCCCCTGGCCGTGCTGGACGAGGTGGACGCTCCACTGGACGAGGCGAACATCCGCCGCTTCACCGCCTTCCTGAAACGCTTCAGCGAACGCGGCGCGCAGTTCCTGCTCGTCACGCACCAGAAGGCCACCATGGAGGTCGCCCAGGCCCTCTGGGGCGTGACCACCGACCAGACCGGCGCCAGCCGCGTGCTGAGCATCCGGCAGGAAGGTGAACCCGCCTAG